A segment of the Prochlorococcus marinus str. MIT 9215 genome:
CCAATGTCAGTATATCTTTCTGGTTTTTTTAAAAAATCAACTATCTCTGTTAATTCATCCTTAGCTTCATCAACTCCAGCTACGTCTGCGAATGTTACTTTTGATTCATCATCAGGTACATAAACTTTAGCTTTGCTTTTAGTAAAACTTAAAGCTCCCTGAGCACCTCCGCCACCCATGCTTCTTCTAGCAAAAAATTGTAAGACAAGGATAAAAATCAAAGGAGGTACAACCCAGCTCAATATAGTTGAGAAGAAATTAGGTTTCTTTGGAGGAGCAGCAGCGAATTCTACACCTTTACTTTCTAACCTTTGGGGCAGATCCATATCAAAAATTGGGGTTGTTGCTAAAACTGAAGGTGCACCTTCTTCAGCTCCATTTAACTCATATCTAATTTGTTCTTGTGTTATATATGCACGCTTAACTTCCCCATCATTAACTTGATCTATAAATAAAGAGTAAGGAACCCTCGGGATTTGCATATTTTGATTAGGGAAAAGGCTACTAAATAGAAGTAGTGCTCCAACTCCTATCAAAATTATATTTACAATTCCAAATCTTCTATTAGGTTGATTATCATCTTGTCTTATTGGCATAATTGATGGCAAATTTGAACTTATTATAAACTAAACCAATAGTTTCCGTATCTGTATTGTTTTTTTTGGGTAAGAACCGTACGGTACTTTAACCCAAATAAATATCTTTAAAATTAATTTTTGAATAAACTCTTAACGCATATATCATCACCAATTAAACTAAGCTGAGATTTGCTTAATTTTATAATTTCATGCATTTCTCCAAACTCAAAATCCCCAAGGGGATTCATGCTATTTTCTCCGCCTAAAATTTTTGGAGCAATAAAAGTTATAATTTCCTGAATACAATTAGTTTTAATAGCGGCAGTAGCCAATCGGGGGCCACATTCCCACAAAACATTATTACATCCCCTTTTAGCAAGTATTTTTGAAATTAACTCTGGATTATCTGATGATACCTTTTCAACTTCAACAGACTTTGGAATCCTAGTGAGGTAGTTTTCATTTGCTGTTGAGGAATCATAAATAACTAATGTTTTTGCCTTATTACAATCCCAAAGATTAGATTTTGTTGGCAGGTCTAAACTTTTTGTAAACACAACCCGCAAAGGCTCAGGATTTTTTAAACCTCTAGTAGTTAAGAGGGGATTATCTCTTCTTAATGTGTTTCCACCAATGATTATTGCATCAAATTCTGCTCTAAAAGAATGTACTAGTGCTCTTGATTCTTCATTAGTAATCCATTTACTTTTTCCATTTTTTAAAGCTATTCTTCCATCAATACTCATTGCCCATTTAAAAACACCAAATGCCTTTTTAGTAGTATTCCTATAAATGAAAGCCTTATTTAAATCTAAGGATTCCTTTTTACATAATCCTAAGTGAACTTGTATTCCAGCTTCTTCTAGCTTCTTGATACCTTTACCAGCGACTCTTACATCAGGGTCTTCAATAGATATATAAGCCCTTTTTATCCCAGAGGATATCACCTTGTCTACACATGGAGGAGTTCTACCGTGGTGGCAACAAGGTTCAAGATTTACATAAATTGCCCCACCTCTAGCATCTTTTTTTAAATTATTAAAAGCCATTGCCTCCGCATGAGGCATTCCTGCCTTGAAATGAAACCCTTCTGAAATAAGCTTTCCATTCTTATCAAGTATCACAGCTCCCACCCTTGGGTTTGGACTAGTTGTATTTTTGCCTAAAGAAGCCAAAAAAATTGCTCTTTTCATCCATTTTTTATGGCTTACATTTTTCTCAGTCATCTCCAAAAATCAAATTCAGTTTATTGATCTCCACTCTTTAACAACAAAAGGAGGAACAGGTAACTCAGAAAAAACTCCCGACAAAGATAATCTCAATGGTCTATTTTTATCTAAATTTTTAATCAATTCATCAAGATCGAATTCTGCTGCAGCTTGTCTTCCATCATTTGCTAATTCAACATTAAGTAATGTTTTATCATCTAAAAGCCACTGTTTTCTCCCTGATTCAACCCTCAAGTCAGTGGGATGATCAATCCTAAGATTTCCTGGATATCCTATTACTCTCAAGATCAATTTATCTTCAAAAAGAGGTGATTTATAAGCCACTAATTGCCAAGTTTCAAAGTCCAAATCTCTTAAAAACTCACTGCTGGCATTCATAAATTCCCCATTTATTTCTGTTTCTGCAACTTCCGCGGATACTTTTAATGGGTTAAAAATAAAGGATAGTAGTAAAAATAAAGGTAATATTTTTTTTAAAAAAATATTTTTATTTGATTTTGTAATTTTCTTCATTTTCAGAATCCATAAGGGCGTCAAGAGTAACAGCTGTTCTTACAATAGCTTGATATCTTTTGATTATTTTACGATTTTTTTCTATAACTCGAGATAAATTCAAAGTGTCTTTTTCGGAATAGCTAGATGTTAAATCGTTAGAATCTTCTTCAATAAACTCAAATTCACTATCTTTATTTATTAGAGTTAATAATAAATCATGTAATCTCTTTCTTCTTTCAGACAATTGATTTATTATTAAAGCTCGAACAATCATAAGATAATTTAATAAAACATTCAAATAGATAATTTTTTTTAAATTAAATATTCATGACTGAAAAAAAAAGAAAAATTCATGTAGTGGGAATTAATTCTTATAAATTTGAAGATCTATCTTTCAAATTACAAAATCTATTTCAAGAAACAGTTTCTATTGCCGTTCCAAATTCATATTTTGAAGAAATTAAATCATGGAACGAAAATGGTTTAGAAAAAAAGAAATTATTTTTTTCTAGCAACAGTAATAAGGAACTTGTTAATTGGCTTAAATCACAAATAACTGATGCTATTTTAATTTCGAGAGGAGATCCACTTTGGTTTGGCATTGGGAGAATACTACTAGAAAATTTTTCAAAAGATGAATTAAGTTTCTACCCTTCAAATACTTGCATTCAATTAGCATTTAGTAAGTTAAAGATCCCATGGCAAGATACTGTTAACGTGAGTATTCACGGCAGAGATTCGAATAGGTTAGTAGAGGCTCTTAAAACAAGGCCTTCAAGTTTAGCTATTATTACGGATTCAAATAACAAAAGTTTAGAAGTAATCAAAAAAAACTTATCAGAATTAAATCTTATTGACTTTTATGATTTTTGGCTCTGTGAAGAGATTGGCTTCGAGAATGAAAAAATAAGAAAATTAAATCTTAAAGAGTCATTACCATCTGATATATCAAGTTTGAACGTTGTTGTTCTTGAAAAAACAAAGAAAAATTACTCAAATAATGATCTCCCTCTTTTCGGAATCAGTGATCATATTTTTAAGACTTTTGATGATAGACCAAACTTATTAACTAAAAGGGAGGTTCGCATACAAATATTAGCTGCTTTAGAGCTCCCAAGAAATGGTGTCATCTGGGATATAGGAGCAGGTTGTGGGTCAATTGGTTTAGAGGCACTAAGGTTAAGGCCTAATTTGGATTTGTTATGTATTGATAAAAGGATTGGCTCAAAAGAATTAATATTAGAAAACTCGAAGAGGCTTAACGTCAAGCCAAAATTTATTTTTGAAGAAGACATAAATTGCACCTTGAATATGAATAATTTGAGTTCTCTTGAAAAACCTAGTAGATTAATAATTGGAGGATGTGATAAAAAAACTAAACTCAAGATTATTAGGAAACTAGCTCAAAATATGAATATTGGGGACATTATCGTTATCCCTATAATTGATATTCAAACTATTAAAGAATTGGAAGAGGAATTAGAAGATAAAAATTTCAAAACAAATTTAAATTTAATTCAGACCTATAAAAGGTTAAGTATTGCGGAGGGAATGAGACTAGAACCAAATAATCCTGTTTTTCTATTAAAAGGGAAAAAATAAATTTCAGTAATTGTTATTTATCAGGTTTAGCCACATGGGGTAAACCCCAACCTAGTTTATTTCTTAAAACTTGGAAAAATTCGTGATCTTCAAGTCTAATAAATTTTACTGAGTGTTTACTTTTTCTTATTAAAACCCTATCTTCAGGCCAAACATAACAACCAGCATTGCCATCAACAACCATTACTAACCTTTCAGGAGTTGCAGGAAAAACAGTTACAGGCTCTGAATCATTAAAAACCAATGCCCTAGATGCCAATGAATGTGGAGCAATTGGAGTTAATTGCACGACTGGACAATCAGGTGTGATAACTGGTCCTCCAGCACTTAGAGAATAAGCGGTAGAACCAGTTGGAGTAGATAAAATTACTCCATCAGCTGAAATATCCACAGGAGCATGTCGACCTATAGAAATTTCGAAGTGACACATACTTGTTAGAGGTTCTCTATGAAGAGCCATCTCATTAAGGCAAAGAGATTCCCATCTCCTCTGATCATTCCTCATTACACTAATGATAAAGCAAGTTCTTTCTTCAATATCCCAATTTCCAGCAATTATTTTATCTATAGCCTCATTCAGGTTAGATAAGTAAGCTTCCGCAAGAAATCCTAAATGACCAGTATTTATTGTAAGAATTGGAATTTTAGCAGGTGCCGTTTGCCTTGCAGCAGAAAGTACAGTCCCATCTCCACCAAGAACAATTGCAAATTCCATTGAAGAATCAAACCCATCAGGGACACAATTCGCATATCCCAAAGGACGAACATGTTGATCAGGATTTGCGAAACCAACCATCCCTCCTGAGCTACTAACTCTTACAACTTCAAAATTAGATTTTTCCAATTTTTTTTGAACAGAAGTTGCAGTTTGAACAGCTAGTTCCTTTCCATCATTAACAATTAGTCCTGCTTTACGTACCAATCAAAAAATTAAAACTAGGACTATTTTAAACTAATTTGTTGGACAATCCTAATTTAAAATTAAATACTATTAGAACTGTTCTAAGAATCTAATATCATTTGTATAAAATTTTCTGATGTCGTCGATTTGATGTCTCACCATACAAAATCTCTCAACTCCTAATCCTGCTGCAAAACCAGTCCATTTCTCAGAATCTATTCCTAATTTTTCTAGGACCTTAGGATCTACCATTCCGCAACCCATTACTTCTAACCATTTACCTTTCCACTGGACGTCTACTTCTGCTGAGGGTTCAGTAAATGGGAAATAACTAGCTCTAAATCTTACAGGAATATCTCCAAAAAAGGCCTTTAAAAATGTAAGAACTGTTCCTCTTAAATGACTAAAATTAATATCTTGATCGATACATAAAACCTCAACCTGATTAAATACAGGGGAATGAGTAGCATCTACTGCATCTCTCCTATATACTCTCCCGGGAGCAATAATTCTTACTGGAGGAGGATTCTTCTCTAAATACCTTATCTGAACAGGCGAAGTATGGGTCCTTAAAAGTCGATTTTCATCTAAGTAAAAAGTATCCTGCATATCTCTTGCGGGATGATTTTTGGGTATGTTGAGAGACTCAAAATTATAAAAATCAGTTTCTATTTCAGGACCACTTTCAACTGAGTATCCCAAACCACAAAAAATATCTATTATTTCGTCTTGAGTTGAAATCAAAGGATGTTTATTCCCAGGGGGTGTTCCAATTGAAGGGATAGTTACGTCAATTTTTTCTTTTTTAATCTTTTTATCTAAGGCTTCGCTGTTTAGTTTATTTTTTCTTTCAGTTATTAGTTCTTGCAAATTTATCTTTATTAAATTTGCCTTCTGACCAATAATTGGTCTATCAGTAGCAGATAATTGACCCATTGTTTTCAAAATAATTGATAAATCACCTTTTTTCCCTAGCAAGGAAACTCTCAATTGATCCAGTTCTTCATAAGTATTAGAACTATCTATATTATTTTTTGCTGTAAGAGAAAGATTATTTAGTTTTTCCTCAATTTGACTTAATGATTCAATTTGACTCACTGATATAGTAAAAATAAGTATTGCTTTATCTTACTTAAATATAGTCCATAAATAAAATTTCTTGATTAATGAAACCATTAAATATATTAATTAGCAATGATGATGGTGTTTTCGCAGCGGGGATAAGAGCTTTAGCAAAATCAGCCCAAAAAAGAGGACATAAGGTAAAAGTGGTATGTCCTGACCAAGAAAGATCAGCTACTGGTCATGGTCTAACTTTACAATCCCCATTAAGAGTGGAAAAAGCTGACGAGTTATTTGGACAAGGAATTGAGGCTTGGGGATGTTCCGGCACGCCTGCTGATTGTGTCAAATTAGCACTATCTGAACTCTTGGATCACAAACCTGATCTGGTGCTATCCGGAATAAATCACGGACCCAATTTAGGAACAGATATTTTTTGTTCAGGCACAGTCGCTGCAGCTATGGAAGGCACTTTAGAAAATGTTCCTTCCATGGCAATAAGTGTTGCTAGTTTTAAATGGAAAAATTTTGAATTTGCAGGAGAAATTGCCATGAATATTGCCGAACAAGCAATTAACGATAGTTGGCCAGCTTCACTTTTATTAAATTTGAACATACCCCCCTGCGAAAAAAACAAGATAAAAGAATTATCCTGGACAAGATTATCGGTAAGAAAATACAAAAATCAATTTTCCAAAAGGGAAGACCCAAGGGGTGATGATTATTATTGGTTAGCAGGTGAAGTTGTTTTAGATCTTAAATCGAAAGGTTATGGTCCTAAGAATTGGCCTAGTGATGTATCTCAAATACAAGAAAATAAAATATCTCTTACACCTGTAGAACCAGATTTATTTTGGAGAGGTAATTTAGACGACTTACCTAAAATTGATAATTCATTTGTAAATCCTTCTTAAAAGCCATAAAGAAAAGCAAAGTCCAAAAAAATGAGCAGCGATAACTTGCGTGTTACTGAGAACTGATAATATTTCAAGACCAGTAATTGGAATATCAGATGTCGCTGTTATCAATTGTCCAGTTGTTTGAGAGGATGCTTGTATAAATAAGGCTCCCATAAGAGCTTGATATCCAATTAATCCAAACAAAATTCCAAATAAATCAACTATTAGTCCTCGTTTTATCAATTTACCGGTTTGTCCTCTCGAGGGTCTTGCGTTGCTTGCGATTGCTCTTCCTGTTCTAACTATTAACCAACCTTGCCAAAGACTAAAAAGTAGTAAAATCAGGGATATGGATGTAAGTGATAGACCAGGCGCTAAGCTAAGCTGTCCTTCGCTGTTATTTACAACATTTGAAAAAAGCAAAACAGCTACGACAACAACACCTAAAATGGACTGAACCCAAAAGCGTATCCATCCAATGCGCCGCATTCCAAATGAAAGGGACTGAAAATCTATTTTGTCAGGCATTCATTTGATTGAATAAACTGTAATCAATCCAAATTTGCCACTAAAATCATAAAATTGCACGTAATCTTTTGATCTCTTTAATATCGCCATCTGAAGTTAAGAGTCCTACTTCAATAGCTATTGGAAGTTTTGATGGCCTTCATGCTGGCCACAGACAATTAATAAAAAGTGTAGTTGAAGAAAATCAATATACCCCAACTATTGCAAGCTTCTGGCCTCATCCCCGAGAAGTTCTTTACAAAGAGATGCGTCTTAGACTTGATCTCCCTAATGAAAAACTATCTATTCTTGAAGATCTAGGGATTGAACAATTAGTTCTGATTCCTTTTGATATGAAACTATCCAAATTAAGTGCAGAAAGATTCGTAAGAGATATTTTGATAAATCAATTACAAGCAAAGAACATTTCTGTAGGTGCTAATTTTAAATTTGGTTTCAGAAGAAGTGGAGACATAAATACAATCAAAAATATTATTAAAGATACGGATATTAAACTAAAAATTATTCCAATTTTAGAAGACAAGGAAGGTAGAATCAGCAGCAGCAGAATAAGAGATCTATTAGAGAAAAGTGATCTGAAAAATGCTTTCAAAATTCTTAATAGGCCTTATAGTTTTAATGGAAGAGTTGTTAAAGGTAAAGGAATTGGGAAAAGTATAGGATGGCCTACCGCAAATCTTGAAATAGATGGCAGAAAATTTTTACCTGGAGAAGGAGTTTACGCATCTTGGACAACCATAGAAAATTCAAACAAAAAAATTGAATCTGTTATGAATCTTGGCTCTCAACCAACAATAAATCCTTTATTACCTTCTGCAGTTGAAGTTCATTTAATAAATAAAGATATCGATCTATATGGTTTAAATCTATCTGTTGAACCAGTTGAAAAACTTAGATCTCAAATTAAGTTCAAAAATATAGATCAACTTTCTAATCAAATTAAAAAAGATAGAGATAATGCTCTGAAAATTTTTAAAAACCACAAAAAATAAATTACAAATGCTGAATTCCAATCCTAAAGACGCTGAAGATTTAAGAATTTATCAAATTATTGACGCTAATCTAGATAGAGCCAGAGAAGGACTAAGAGTATTAGAGGATTGGGCTAGATTTGGTCTAGGCAAAGAAAAATATGTCGAAAAGATTAAAAATTTTAGACAAATTTTAGGAAAAAATCA
Coding sequences within it:
- a CDS encoding bifunctional cobalt-precorrin-7 (C(5))-methyltransferase/cobalt-precorrin-6B (C(15))-methyltransferase, with the protein product MTEKKRKIHVVGINSYKFEDLSFKLQNLFQETVSIAVPNSYFEEIKSWNENGLEKKKLFFSSNSNKELVNWLKSQITDAILISRGDPLWFGIGRILLENFSKDELSFYPSNTCIQLAFSKLKIPWQDTVNVSIHGRDSNRLVEALKTRPSSLAIITDSNNKSLEVIKKNLSELNLIDFYDFWLCEEIGFENEKIRKLNLKESLPSDISSLNVVVLEKTKKNYSNNDLPLFGISDHIFKTFDDRPNLLTKREVRIQILAALELPRNGVIWDIGAGCGSIGLEALRLRPNLDLLCIDKRIGSKELILENSKRLNVKPKFIFEEDINCTLNMNNLSSLEKPSRLIIGGCDKKTKLKIIRKLAQNMNIGDIIVIPIIDIQTIKELEEELEDKNFKTNLNLIQTYKRLSIAEGMRLEPNNPVFLLKGKK
- the ribD gene encoding bifunctional diaminohydroxyphosphoribosylaminopyrimidine deaminase/5-amino-6-(5-phosphoribosylamino)uracil reductase RibD, with amino-acid sequence MTEKNVSHKKWMKRAIFLASLGKNTTSPNPRVGAVILDKNGKLISEGFHFKAGMPHAEAMAFNNLKKDARGGAIYVNLEPCCHHGRTPPCVDKVISSGIKRAYISIEDPDVRVAGKGIKKLEEAGIQVHLGLCKKESLDLNKAFIYRNTTKKAFGVFKWAMSIDGRIALKNGKSKWITNEESRALVHSFRAEFDAIIIGGNTLRRDNPLLTTRGLKNPEPLRVVFTKSLDLPTKSNLWDCNKAKTLVIYDSSTANENYLTRIPKSVEVEKVSSDNPELISKILAKRGCNNVLWECGPRLATAAIKTNCIQEIITFIAPKILGGENSMNPLGDFEFGEMHEIIKLSKSQLSLIGDDICVKSLFKN
- a CDS encoding DUF3611 family protein, which translates into the protein MPDKIDFQSLSFGMRRIGWIRFWVQSILGVVVVAVLLFSNVVNNSEGQLSLAPGLSLTSISLILLLFSLWQGWLIVRTGRAIASNARPSRGQTGKLIKRGLIVDLFGILFGLIGYQALMGALFIQASSQTTGQLITATSDIPITGLEILSVLSNTQVIAAHFFGLCFSLWLLRRIYK
- the surE gene encoding 5'/3'-nucleotidase SurE, translating into MKPLNILISNDDGVFAAGIRALAKSAQKRGHKVKVVCPDQERSATGHGLTLQSPLRVEKADELFGQGIEAWGCSGTPADCVKLALSELLDHKPDLVLSGINHGPNLGTDIFCSGTVAAAMEGTLENVPSMAISVASFKWKNFEFAGEIAMNIAEQAINDSWPASLLLNLNIPPCEKNKIKELSWTRLSVRKYKNQFSKREDPRGDDYYWLAGEVVLDLKSKGYGPKNWPSDVSQIQENKISLTPVEPDLFWRGNLDDLPKIDNSFVNPS
- a CDS encoding NAD(+) kinase yields the protein MVRKAGLIVNDGKELAVQTATSVQKKLEKSNFEVVRVSSSGGMVGFANPDQHVRPLGYANCVPDGFDSSMEFAIVLGGDGTVLSAARQTAPAKIPILTINTGHLGFLAEAYLSNLNEAIDKIIAGNWDIEERTCFIISVMRNDQRRWESLCLNEMALHREPLTSMCHFEISIGRHAPVDISADGVILSTPTGSTAYSLSAGGPVITPDCPVVQLTPIAPHSLASRALVFNDSEPVTVFPATPERLVMVVDGNAGCYVWPEDRVLIRKSKHSVKFIRLEDHEFFQVLRNKLGWGLPHVAKPDK
- the pheS gene encoding phenylalanine--tRNA ligase subunit alpha → MSQIESLSQIEEKLNNLSLTAKNNIDSSNTYEELDQLRVSLLGKKGDLSIILKTMGQLSATDRPIIGQKANLIKINLQELITERKNKLNSEALDKKIKKEKIDVTIPSIGTPPGNKHPLISTQDEIIDIFCGLGYSVESGPEIETDFYNFESLNIPKNHPARDMQDTFYLDENRLLRTHTSPVQIRYLEKNPPPVRIIAPGRVYRRDAVDATHSPVFNQVEVLCIDQDINFSHLRGTVLTFLKAFFGDIPVRFRASYFPFTEPSAEVDVQWKGKWLEVMGCGMVDPKVLEKLGIDSEKWTGFAAGLGVERFCMVRHQIDDIRKFYTNDIRFLEQF
- a CDS encoding DUF3122 domain-containing protein, which produces MKKITKSNKNIFLKKILPLFLLLSFIFNPLKVSAEVAETEINGEFMNASSEFLRDLDFETWQLVAYKSPLFEDKLILRVIGYPGNLRIDHPTDLRVESGRKQWLLDDKTLLNVELANDGRQAAAEFDLDELIKNLDKNRPLRLSLSGVFSELPVPPFVVKEWRSIN
- a CDS encoding bifunctional riboflavin kinase/FAD synthetase, which translates into the protein MISLISPSEVKSPTSIAIGSFDGLHAGHRQLIKSVVEENQYTPTIASFWPHPREVLYKEMRLRLDLPNEKLSILEDLGIEQLVLIPFDMKLSKLSAERFVRDILINQLQAKNISVGANFKFGFRRSGDINTIKNIIKDTDIKLKIIPILEDKEGRISSSRIRDLLEKSDLKNAFKILNRPYSFNGRVVKGKGIGKSIGWPTANLEIDGRKFLPGEGVYASWTTIENSNKKIESVMNLGSQPTINPLLPSAVEVHLINKDIDLYGLNLSVEPVEKLRSQIKFKNIDQLSNQIKKDRDNALKIFKNHKK